One window of the Eucalyptus grandis isolate ANBG69807.140 chromosome 6, ASM1654582v1, whole genome shotgun sequence genome contains the following:
- the LOC104451749 gene encoding putative wall-associated receptor kinase-like 16, whose translation MKAVLMCFLPMALALTTYTEKDNCERRCGNMIEPYPFGLNKSCAWSSDHVLFCNHISGNLSLGKKNPVFNISLESGTMTIGVDRALDCYDENGRPLNSTSRSPWVTLGEDRHYTLSDIRNKFTVFGCDTLGLIRDAPETFWRGCFSYCGHDVNFTAESTCSGPGCCQTSIPKSLRSFNISMSSAMNYASVYNFSSCGSAFLVDQDSFNVSDYKLPVPHDMRVKKYSNVVLDWVVERDLTCKYAQSNRSKYACGANSICYDFKKGKGYRCFCEVGYTGNPYASQLSPGCQVIALPIFSITAIALVFDNWRRRRKQKNFKRNGGELLKHHRVQIFTEAELAKATNNYDDSNKLGEGGFGSVYRGRIAGDTMIAVKKPKDVHKSIIKGDFQHELETVMQINHKNVVKLHGICLETRIPLLVYEYISNGTLFQHIHQNASTILRLWKNRLRIAAEAALALEYMHSCAEPPIIHGDIKSANILLDHNYLAKVSDFGTSILISPEHSNIVATEIQGTLGYIDLEYLTTGMLTIKSDVYSFGVVLMELLTRKKPTSFITKFGESINIIHYFISSVKDKTLSDVINFEDASREEMERVGMVAEIAVKCLDQSSAKRLAMREVAEQLARINHELDSLTVEENIEETKCEVDEENLPSHSTSITCVTSQHGTSSSLF comes from the exons ATGAAAGCGGTTTTGATGTGTTTTCTTCCGATGGCCTTGGCCTTGACCACTTATACCGAGAAGGACAACTGTGAACGAAGGTGTGGCAACATGATCGAGCCTTACCCATTCGGGCTCAATAAAAGTTGTGCGTGGAGCTCCGACCACGTCCTCTTCTGCAACCACATATCAGGGAACCTGTCCCTAGGCAAGAAAAATCCAGTGTTCAACATATCCTTGGAGAGTGGGACAATGACCATTGGCGTGGATAGAGCTTTAGACTGCTATGACGAGAATGGCCGTCCACTTAACAGCACTTCCCGTAGCCCATGGGTCACATTGGGCGAAGACCGGCACTATACACTCTCAGACATCCGGAACAAGTTCACTGTCTTCGGTTGCGACACCTTGGGTCTTATCAGGGATGCCCCCGAGACTTTCTGGAGAGGATGCTTCTCCTATTGCGGCCACGATGTCAACTTCACGGCCGAGAGCACTTGCTCCGGCCCTGGGTGCTGTCAGACGTCGATCCCTAAGAGCCTTAGGAGCTTCAATATATCCATGAGCAGCGCAATGAATTACGCTTCAGTTTACAACTTCAGCTCTTGTGGATCAGCGTTCTTAGTGGACCAGGACTCATTTAATGTCTCCGATTACAAACTTCCTGTCCCACATGATATGCGCGTTAAAAAATACTCAAACGTTGTCCTGGATTGGGTAGTTGAACGGGATTTGACCTGCAAATATGCGCAATCGAACCGATCGAAGTATGCCTGCGGCGCCAACAGCATCTGCTATGACTTCAAAAAGGGGAAGGGTTATCGTTGCTTCTGTGAGGTCGGGTACACGGGGAATCCCTATGCCTCCCAACTGTCCCCTGGATGTCAAG TGATTGCCCTGCCCATCTTCAGCATAACTGCTATTGCTTTAGTCTTTGACAattggaggaggagaagaaaacagaaaaacttCAAACGAAATGGAGGAGAGCTCTTGAAACACCACAGAGTTCAAATCTTTACTGAAGCAGAGCTGGCAAAAGCAACCAACAACTATGATGATAGCAATAAGCTTGGTGAAGGCGGTTTCGGTTCAGTCTATAGAGGGAGAATTGCTGGGGACACCATGATCGCGGTCAAGAAGCCTAAAGACGTGCACAAATCTATAATAAAGGGTGATTTCCAGCATGAACTTGAAACTGTGATGCAAATAAACCACAAAAATGTGGTGAAGCTCCATGGCATATGTTTGGAGACTAGAATACCATTGCTGGTTTATGAATACATTTCGAATGGTACCCTCTTCCAACACATCCATCAGAATGCTTCAACCATCTTAAGATTGTGGAAAAACCGACTCAGAATAGCAGCCGAAGCTGCTCTTGCACTCGAGTATATGCATTCTTGCGCAGAACCCCCAATCATTCACGGTGACATCAAGTCGGCGAACATACTTTTGGATCATAATTACTTAGCAAAAGTGTCTGATTTTGGAACTTCAATACTAATATCACCAGAGCATAGTAATATTGTGGCCACTGAAATACAAGGCACATTGGGCTACATTGATCTAGAATATTTAACCACCGGCATGTTAACAATTAAGAGTGATGTATACAGTTTTGGAGTTGTCCTCATGGAGTTGCTCACAAGAAAAAAGCCAACAAGTTTCATTACTAAGTTTGGTGAGTCGATCAATATTATCCATTATTTCATCTCTTCCGTGAAGGATAAGACACTTTCCGATGTCATAAACTTCGAGGATGCTAGTCGAGAGGAAATGGAGAGAGTAGGAATGGTTGCTGAGATTGCAGTGAAGTGCTTGGACCAAAGCAGTGCGAAGAGGCTGGCAATGAGGGAAGTGGCTGAGCAACTCGCAAGGATTAACCACGAGCTCGACAGTTTGACAGTTGAAGAAAACATTGAGGAGACCAAATGCGAAGTGGATGAAGAAAACCTCCCCTCCCATTCGACTTCAATTACTTGCGTGACGAGCCAACATGGTACGTCTAGCTCTTTATTCTGA